The Chelatococcus sp. HY11 genome includes a window with the following:
- a CDS encoding polysaccharide deacetylase family protein, translated as MSTRYSVLRMGFAMIAATQANRWLGPFAQGRGLILMLHHVRPRVPRDFAPNGILEVTPDFLDQALGILARSHDFVALDDIPGRLRESGKRPFVAVTFDDGYRDNAEFALPVLQRHRAPWTLFVTPGFADRSATLWWLELEEAIRRLDRLEIEVKGAEPLSLNLPARSAAEKAAAFDQLYWQLRGGTEERLRAVVADLAQRTGVDGAQMVDDLCLDWDGLRALAAEEGVSIGAHTMTHPMLAKHSLQMVRAEMHQSRATIARELGMDVRHFAYPVGDPGSAGPREFEAAAEAGFEIAVTTRPGHVFAEHIQHLRALPRVSLNGAFQSGAAVRALASGVPFLLWNRGRHLNVG; from the coding sequence ATGAGCACCCGCTATTCCGTGTTGCGTATGGGCTTTGCCATGATCGCCGCCACGCAGGCGAACCGGTGGCTCGGCCCCTTCGCGCAGGGTCGGGGGCTGATCCTGATGCTGCACCATGTCCGGCCACGGGTGCCGCGCGACTTCGCTCCCAATGGCATTCTTGAGGTCACACCGGATTTCCTGGATCAGGCGCTTGGCATTCTTGCGCGCAGCCACGATTTCGTCGCCTTGGACGATATCCCCGGACGTCTGCGGGAGTCGGGCAAACGTCCATTCGTCGCGGTGACCTTTGACGATGGCTATCGCGACAACGCAGAATTCGCCTTGCCCGTGCTTCAGCGCCACCGCGCGCCCTGGACATTGTTCGTGACGCCGGGGTTCGCCGACCGTAGTGCGACGCTGTGGTGGCTCGAGCTTGAGGAAGCGATCCGTCGTCTCGACCGTCTGGAGATCGAGGTAAAGGGGGCCGAGCCGTTGTCCCTCAACCTGCCGGCGCGAAGCGCGGCGGAGAAAGCTGCGGCTTTCGATCAGCTCTACTGGCAGTTGCGGGGTGGCACAGAGGAACGCTTGCGTGCCGTCGTGGCGGATCTGGCGCAGCGCACGGGTGTCGATGGCGCTCAGATGGTCGATGACCTATGTCTCGATTGGGATGGCCTGCGGGCGCTGGCGGCCGAGGAGGGCGTATCGATCGGTGCCCATACGATGACGCATCCGATGCTGGCCAAGCACAGTCTGCAGATGGTGCGGGCCGAGATGCATCAAAGCCGCGCAACAATAGCGCGTGAACTCGGCATGGATGTGCGTCATTTCGCCTATCCGGTCGGTGATCCGGGCTCCGCCGGTCCGAGGGAATTCGAGGCGGCGGCGGAGGCCGGGTTCGAGATCGCGGTGACGACCCGGCCCGGTCATGTCTTCGCCGAGCACATCCAGCATTTGCGGGCGCTACCACGCGTCTCGCTCAATGGAGCCTTCCAGTCAGGCGCCGCCGTGCGGGCGCTTGCCTCGGGCG
- a CDS encoding GNAT family N-acetyltransferase — MSSMPSEGAAMTNTALRRDVRLAPAASRVLGAVRIHRDVAAIADLWRDFGTRAAGTPYQMFDWVMAYADTLGRANGETLIVATVEDTAGDLVLLLPLALRRDKATIVATLPGGKQANFHMPLFDPTAIPLLDKAACVNILHEIARTAGTIDVFAFSNQPADWQGIPNPFASLGGHRSPSPGFKRDLDFPPDKTAHVLHGGETRKKMRKKERRLSEIGVLDYRRVIDPLESTRVLDAFLDQKGLRFQQKHINNPFADPAAIAFLKRGSEQMGNREPAIELYALTVGDRIIATFGGTSAGTRFCGMFNSFSTEDDVIKSSPGDLLLTYVIETQCRRGLATFDLGVGEAPYKLVVCDKIEELTDTYMPVSLKGQAYGLADGGMRAAKRWVKQTPWAKALLDRVRQRLT; from the coding sequence ATGAGCAGCATGCCGAGCGAAGGGGCCGCGATGACAAACACCGCACTTCGCCGGGATGTCCGCCTCGCGCCGGCCGCGTCCCGGGTGCTTGGCGCCGTCAGGATACATCGCGACGTCGCGGCGATCGCCGACCTCTGGCGTGATTTCGGCACCCGCGCGGCCGGAACCCCTTATCAGATGTTCGACTGGGTGATGGCTTACGCCGATACGCTGGGTCGGGCAAACGGGGAAACGCTTATCGTGGCGACCGTGGAAGACACCGCTGGCGACCTTGTCCTGCTGCTTCCCCTGGCGCTTCGCCGCGACAAGGCGACCATCGTCGCGACGTTGCCGGGCGGCAAGCAGGCAAACTTCCATATGCCGCTGTTCGATCCGACCGCCATCCCGCTGCTCGACAAAGCCGCGTGCGTCAACATCCTGCATGAGATCGCGCGAACGGCCGGCACGATTGACGTCTTTGCCTTCTCCAACCAGCCCGCCGACTGGCAGGGCATCCCAAATCCCTTCGCCAGCCTTGGCGGACATCGCAGCCCGAGCCCCGGCTTCAAGCGGGACCTCGACTTTCCCCCTGATAAAACCGCGCATGTGCTGCACGGCGGGGAGACACGCAAGAAGATGCGCAAGAAGGAGCGGCGACTTTCGGAGATCGGTGTTCTGGACTATCGGCGGGTTATTGATCCACTGGAATCGACGCGGGTTCTCGATGCCTTCCTCGACCAGAAAGGCCTGCGCTTTCAACAAAAGCACATCAACAATCCTTTTGCCGACCCCGCAGCGATTGCCTTCCTGAAACGCGGAAGCGAGCAGATGGGCAACCGGGAGCCGGCCATCGAACTCTACGCTCTCACTGTCGGGGACCGGATCATCGCCACGTTCGGCGGCACCAGCGCCGGCACGCGCTTCTGTGGAATGTTCAATTCGTTCAGCACGGAAGACGATGTCATCAAGTCGAGCCCAGGCGATCTCCTGCTCACCTATGTCATCGAGACCCAATGCCGGCGCGGCCTCGCCACCTTCGATCTTGGGGTGGGCGAAGCGCCCTACAAGCTCGTGGTCTGCGACAAGATCGAGGAACTCACGGACACATACATGCCGGTAAGCCTCAAGGGTCAGGCCTACGGGCTGGCTGACGGCGGAATGCGCGCCGCCAAGCGATGGGTGAAACAGACGCCATGGGCCAAGGCCCTTCTGGATCGGGTACGCCAGCGATTGACCTGA